From the Solibacillus sp. FSL R5-0449 genome, one window contains:
- the dusB gene encoding tRNA dihydrouridine synthase DusB encodes MSNIDQKPFQIGDIIMDNRVVLAPMAGICNSAFRLTVKEFGAGLVYAEMISDKALNIRNKKTLDMLYIDERENPMTLQIFGGDKENLVEAAKFVDKHTTADIIDINMGCPVNKIIKCEAGAKWLLDPNKIYEMVSAVVDAVDKPVSVKMRIGWDEERVFAVENAQAAERAGAAAIAMHGRTRVQMYEGKANWDVLAEVKKNISIPFIANGDVETPEDAKRILEHTNADAVMIGRAALGNPWMIYQTVKYLESGIQIPEPSIREKMDVCLLHFERLKALKGEKVAVREMRKHASWYLKGIRGNGKIRNAINLTETEQDLRILLNSVADEYEEEAVIV; translated from the coding sequence GTGTCAAACATCGACCAAAAGCCATTCCAAATAGGCGATATTATTATGGATAACCGTGTCGTTCTTGCCCCGATGGCCGGAATTTGCAACTCGGCTTTCCGTTTAACTGTAAAAGAGTTTGGAGCAGGGTTAGTATACGCGGAAATGATCAGTGATAAGGCGTTGAATATCCGCAACAAAAAAACATTGGACATGCTTTATATCGATGAGCGCGAAAATCCGATGACACTGCAAATTTTCGGAGGAGACAAAGAAAATTTAGTAGAGGCAGCAAAGTTTGTAGACAAACATACAACAGCCGATATTATCGATATCAATATGGGATGTCCTGTAAACAAAATTATTAAATGTGAAGCCGGCGCAAAATGGCTTCTTGATCCGAACAAAATTTACGAGATGGTTTCAGCTGTTGTCGATGCAGTTGATAAGCCGGTTTCAGTAAAAATGCGTATCGGATGGGATGAAGAGCGTGTATTCGCTGTAGAAAATGCCCAAGCAGCAGAACGAGCAGGTGCAGCTGCAATTGCCATGCATGGCCGAACACGTGTGCAAATGTATGAAGGTAAGGCAAACTGGGATGTCTTAGCAGAAGTGAAGAAAAATATTAGCATTCCATTTATCGCAAATGGGGACGTGGAAACACCGGAAGATGCAAAGCGCATTCTGGAACATACGAATGCAGACGCCGTTATGATTGGTCGTGCTGCTTTAGGGAATCCATGGATGATTTATCAAACGGTGAAATACTTGGAATCAGGTATTCAAATTCCAGAGCCTTCAATCCGTGAAAAGATGGACGTTTGTTTACTTCATTTTGAACGCTTAAAAGCACTTAAAGGCGAAAAAGTGGCGGTAAGAGAAATGCGTAAACATGCATCATGGTATTTAAAAGGAATTCGCGGAAACGGGAAAATCCGTAATGCTATCAATTTAACTGAGACTGAGCAGGATTTACGTATTCTATTAAACAGTGTTGCAGATGAATACGAAGAAGAAGCGGTTATAGTATAA
- the folK gene encoding 2-amino-4-hydroxy-6-hydroxymethyldihydropteridine diphosphokinase, giving the protein MTTTAYLSIGTNIGEREQNLQDAVKLLIAQEAIKVTAISSIYETAAVGYTDQADFLNIAVALETELDAFELLAQCQKIENDLGRIREFRWGPRIIDLDILLYGQEQYETENLTVPHPRMYERAFVLVPLEEIMTQNYDMLVGVQKALHALDIEKEGVNLWKKINTVAEFGPFEN; this is encoded by the coding sequence ATGACGACGACAGCGTATTTATCGATTGGTACGAATATCGGTGAGCGTGAGCAAAACTTACAGGACGCGGTGAAACTGCTCATTGCACAAGAGGCGATTAAAGTAACAGCGATTTCTTCAATTTATGAAACAGCAGCAGTAGGCTATACAGATCAGGCCGATTTTTTAAATATTGCCGTCGCTCTTGAAACAGAGCTAGATGCTTTTGAGCTTCTAGCGCAATGCCAAAAAATCGAAAACGATCTTGGTCGTATTCGTGAATTCCGTTGGGGACCGCGAATTATCGATTTGGACATTTTGCTGTATGGTCAAGAACAGTATGAAACAGAAAATTTAACGGTTCCACATCCTCGTATGTATGAGCGTGCATTCGTGCTTGTACCGTTAGAAGAGATTATGACGCAAAACTATGATATGCTTGTAGGCGTGCAAAAAGCGTTACATGCACTTGATATAGAGAAAGAAGGCGTCAATCTGTGGAAGAAAATCAATACGGTCGCAGAATTCGGGCCTTTCGAAAATTGA
- the folP gene encoding dihydropteroate synthase — MLENYKVLTLNGIELDFRKETFVMGILNVTPDSFSDGGKFNSVEKAVAQAKKMVADGAKIIDVGGESTRPGYIRISDEEEIARVVPVIRALLKEVPAIISIDTYKSNVARAAIEAGAHIINDIWGAKADPEMANVAAELDVPIILMHNRLSDQYDNYFAEYMADMQESIAIAKAAGVRDEHIFLDPGIGFVKSLSESIETMQRLDELVALGYPVLLATSRKRMIGSILELPVEERVEGTAATCAFGVQKGCHMMRVHDVKEVARTVKMMDALVGKFEVQGELAPRH, encoded by the coding sequence ATGTTAGAAAACTATAAAGTACTCACATTAAATGGGATTGAACTGGATTTTCGCAAAGAAACGTTCGTGATGGGCATTTTAAATGTAACACCGGACTCATTTTCGGATGGCGGCAAGTTCAATTCTGTTGAAAAAGCTGTTGCCCAGGCGAAAAAAATGGTGGCAGATGGAGCGAAAATTATCGACGTCGGCGGGGAATCAACACGCCCCGGCTATATAAGAATTTCCGATGAGGAAGAGATTGCACGTGTCGTACCGGTAATTCGAGCGCTTTTAAAAGAAGTACCTGCGATTATCTCCATCGATACGTATAAATCCAATGTAGCGCGGGCTGCAATTGAAGCAGGTGCACATATTATTAATGACATATGGGGCGCAAAAGCAGATCCGGAAATGGCAAATGTTGCAGCGGAACTTGATGTGCCGATCATTTTAATGCATAACCGCCTATCAGATCAGTATGATAACTACTTTGCCGAATATATGGCCGATATGCAGGAAAGCATTGCAATTGCAAAAGCAGCAGGAGTACGTGATGAGCATATTTTCCTTGATCCGGGCATCGGTTTTGTGAAGAGTCTAAGTGAAAGTATTGAAACGATGCAGCGCCTCGATGAGCTTGTTGCATTAGGATATCCGGTATTGCTTGCGACATCACGCAAGCGTATGATTGGATCAATTTTAGAATTACCTGTTGAGGAACGAGTGGAAGGGACAGCCGCTACTTGTGCATTTGGTGTTCAAAAAGGCTGCCATATGATGCGTGTTCATGATGTGAAGGAAGTGGCGCGGACAGTGAAAATGATGGATGCACTTGTAGGGAAATTTGAAGTACAAGGTGAATTGGCACCGAGACATTAA
- a CDS encoding helix-turn-helix transcriptional regulator, whose amino-acid sequence MEENQYGRRIRAFRKLKRIQQTEFAKYIGISVTILGRIERGEKIASQEQLQTIADVLQIDINELKGE is encoded by the coding sequence GTGGAAGAAAATCAATACGGTCGCAGAATTCGGGCCTTTCGAAAATTGAAACGAATTCAGCAAACCGAATTTGCAAAATATATAGGTATATCTGTAACCATTTTAGGGCGTATTGAACGAGGCGAGAAAATTGCCTCACAAGAACAACTTCAAACAATTGCAGATGTATTACAAATAGATATAAACGAATTAAAAGGTGAATAA
- a CDS encoding alanine--glyoxylate aminotransferase family protein, with translation MKNKELLLVPGPTPVMDEIYDALASETRGHTDPRFVETFKNALANTKKLFNTDGEVYVVAGSGTLAMEMAIVNTIAKGERLLVISHGYFGDRFTPLAKAFGIEVDVLQSTWGERVDAKLVEEAVKANKYKAVTITHADTSTGVVSDLDTLVPIIKASGALVIVDGVVATAALQEDMSKAYGEENYKIDIVLTGSQKAIGIPPGLAIVAFSPNALAAREQIGTVPAYYADIHNWRNIMENPAMYFATPPVNLIYAYDVALNIVLEEGMEKREARHIAFGKAIRAALRSYGMTPLADEEVAAPTLSCILYPEGIEDGKFRASLAKRGIIVAGSLAHLAGKAFRIGHMGNTTAEMLEQAIVAIGEALHEQQLEVDIEKAKSVFAQEIEAATVKS, from the coding sequence ATGAAAAATAAAGAATTATTATTAGTGCCAGGGCCGACACCGGTAATGGATGAGATTTATGATGCCTTGGCGAGTGAGACGAGAGGCCATACAGACCCTCGATTTGTTGAAACTTTTAAGAACGCGTTAGCTAATACGAAAAAGCTGTTTAATACAGACGGGGAAGTGTATGTAGTAGCAGGTTCAGGTACGTTGGCAATGGAAATGGCAATCGTAAATACTATTGCAAAAGGTGAACGTCTCTTGGTTATTAGCCACGGCTATTTCGGCGATCGTTTTACACCACTTGCAAAGGCGTTTGGAATTGAAGTGGATGTATTGCAGTCGACATGGGGTGAACGTGTAGACGCCAAGCTAGTGGAGGAAGCGGTGAAGGCTAATAAGTATAAGGCCGTAACAATTACACATGCGGATACATCTACTGGAGTTGTTTCGGACTTAGATACGCTAGTACCGATTATTAAAGCATCCGGTGCACTTGTCATTGTCGATGGTGTTGTCGCAACAGCAGCATTGCAAGAGGATATGAGTAAAGCTTACGGTGAAGAAAATTACAAAATTGATATTGTGTTAACTGGATCGCAAAAAGCAATTGGTATTCCTCCAGGGCTGGCAATTGTTGCTTTCAGTCCGAATGCATTGGCAGCACGTGAACAAATCGGGACAGTGCCGGCCTATTATGCGGATATACATAATTGGCGCAATATTATGGAGAATCCGGCAATGTACTTTGCGACGCCTCCGGTTAACTTAATTTATGCATATGATGTTGCATTGAATATTGTATTAGAAGAAGGTATGGAAAAACGTGAAGCGCGTCATATCGCATTTGGTAAAGCGATCCGTGCGGCACTGCGTTCTTACGGGATGACACCATTGGCTGATGAAGAAGTAGCTGCACCGACATTAAGCTGTATTTTATATCCTGAAGGTATTGAAGATGGCAAGTTCCGAGCAAGTCTGGCGAAGCGCGGCATTATCGTAGCGGGTTCTTTAGCCCACTTGGCAGGAAAAGCATTCCGCATCGGGCATATGGGGAATACAACAGCGGAAATGCTGGAGCAGGCTATTGTAGCAATTGGTGAAGCATTGCACGAGCAGCAGCTGGAAGTCGATATTGAAAAGGCGAAAAGTGTATTTGCTCAGGAAATAGAAGCAGCAACAGTAAAGAGCTAA
- the aceA gene encoding isocitrate lyase gives MSTRQERIEALQKDWAENPRWKGIERGYTAEEVVKLQGSFIQEQTLAKRGSARLWKSLHEVPFINALGALTGNQAVQQVKAGLQAIYLSGWQVAADANLSGQMYPDQSLYPANSVPAVVKRINQALQRADQIDHAEGRDDGFDWFAPIVADAEAGFGGPLNVFELVKGMIEAGAAGVHLEDQLASEKKCGHLGGKVLLPTQNAVRNLIAARLAADVAGVDTILIARTDADAADMVTSDIDPRDAEFLTGERTPEGFYRTKPGIKQAIARGLAYAPYADLIWCETSHPSLEEAREFAAAIHAEFPGKMLAYNCSPSFNWKAKLSDEEIAEYQRELGKLGYKFQFITLAGFHSLNYSMFELAHDYKDNGMAAYSKLQQAEFAAESKGYTATRHQREVGTGYFDEVSQTISGGTSSTTAMSGSTETEQFV, from the coding sequence ATGTCAACTCGTCAAGAAAGAATTGAAGCTTTACAAAAGGATTGGGCAGAAAACCCGCGCTGGAAAGGTATTGAGCGTGGTTATACAGCAGAAGAGGTTGTAAAGTTACAAGGTTCATTCATCCAGGAGCAAACTTTAGCAAAACGTGGATCTGCTCGTTTATGGAAGTCATTACATGAAGTACCTTTCATCAATGCGTTAGGAGCTTTAACGGGGAATCAGGCTGTACAGCAGGTAAAAGCAGGTTTACAGGCAATCTACTTATCGGGGTGGCAAGTAGCGGCTGATGCAAACCTTTCTGGTCAAATGTATCCGGACCAATCTTTATATCCGGCAAACTCTGTACCAGCAGTAGTAAAACGTATTAACCAGGCGCTTCAGCGTGCTGACCAAATTGACCATGCGGAAGGCCGCGATGACGGTTTTGACTGGTTTGCACCGATTGTAGCTGATGCAGAAGCAGGCTTCGGTGGTCCGTTAAACGTATTCGAATTAGTTAAAGGGATGATTGAAGCGGGTGCAGCTGGTGTGCATTTAGAAGACCAATTGGCTTCTGAGAAAAAATGCGGTCACTTAGGCGGGAAAGTTTTATTACCAACACAAAACGCTGTCCGTAATTTAATTGCGGCACGATTAGCTGCTGATGTGGCAGGCGTTGATACAATTTTAATCGCACGTACAGATGCAGATGCTGCTGACATGGTAACGTCAGATATTGACCCACGCGATGCAGAGTTCTTAACTGGTGAACGTACTCCTGAAGGATTCTACCGTACTAAACCAGGCATTAAGCAAGCAATTGCACGCGGTTTAGCTTATGCACCATATGCAGACTTAATCTGGTGTGAGACTTCTCACCCATCATTAGAAGAAGCGCGTGAGTTTGCTGCTGCAATCCATGCTGAGTTCCCAGGGAAAATGTTAGCGTATAACTGCTCGCCTTCATTCAACTGGAAAGCTAAATTATCAGATGAAGAGATTGCAGAGTACCAACGTGAGCTAGGAAAGCTTGGATACAAGTTCCAATTCATTACACTTGCTGGTTTCCACAGCTTAAACTACTCAATGTTCGAGCTTGCGCATGACTACAAAGATAATGGTATGGCTGCTTACTCTAAACTACAACAAGCTGAGTTTGCTGCTGAAAGCAAAGGTTACACTGCTACTCGTCACCAACGTGAAGTAGGTACTGGTTACTTTGATGAAGTATCACAAACAATTTCAGGTGGTACATCTTCGACAACTGCTATGTCCGGCTCTACTGAAACAGAGCAATTTGTATAA
- a CDS encoding LytTR family DNA-binding domain-containing protein — protein sequence MSLQNIEIEKDILNQYKIILEDWIPEDASIAIAVNNSFIYFSTGHHHFALKVGSAVPKDSIAYKVLQTKQKVDAVMENTLFETPYYAIGYPILVNGEHGALVVVLPPLFKVKSSDMYKFLTGKQMEDWVPISIDEISHIESLQKRTWFYSKGEQYKTAVTLKELQTRLPNNFLRIHRSYIINICYIKKITRDLTSNFIVQLKDGVELPVSQSYINNLRAVLEF from the coding sequence TTGTCATTACAAAATATTGAAATCGAAAAGGACATTTTAAATCAGTATAAAATTATTTTAGAAGATTGGATTCCTGAGGATGCATCGATTGCAATAGCAGTAAACAATAGCTTTATTTATTTCAGTACCGGTCATCACCATTTTGCATTGAAAGTCGGGTCGGCTGTTCCGAAAGACAGCATCGCTTATAAAGTACTACAAACTAAACAAAAGGTTGATGCTGTTATGGAGAATACACTTTTTGAAACACCCTATTATGCAATCGGTTATCCGATTTTGGTTAACGGCGAACATGGCGCTCTAGTTGTCGTCCTGCCCCCATTGTTTAAAGTAAAGAGTTCGGATATGTATAAGTTTTTAACAGGTAAACAAATGGAGGATTGGGTTCCGATTTCGATTGATGAAATTTCACATATTGAAAGTTTGCAAAAGAGGACTTGGTTTTACTCCAAAGGTGAACAATACAAAACAGCTGTTACACTGAAAGAATTACAGACTCGACTGCCAAATAACTTTCTTCGCATTCATCGCTCTTATATTATAAATATTTGCTATATCAAAAAAATCACGCGTGATTTAACTTCAAATTTTATTGTACAGCTGAAGGACGGCGTGGAATTGCCAGTAAGTCAGTCCTATATAAATAACTTGCGGGCGGTTTTGGAGTTTTAG
- the lysS gene encoding lysine--tRNA ligase gives MKYVSNIEELNDQLLVRRQKMTDIRENGMDPFGSRFERTHLSNEVIAENEQFDKEQLEENPREVVIAGRIMTKRGKGKAGFAHIQDLAGQIQIYVRKDAIGEEAYELFNKADLGDIVGVKGKVFRTQVGELSVKATEFTFLTKALRPLPDKFHGLTDVEQRYRQRYVDLMTNDESKTTFIQRSKIIRAIRNYLDNNGYLEVETPMLHTIAGGAAARPFITHHNALDMELYMRIAIELHLKRLIVGGLEKVYEIGRVFRNEGISTRHNPEFTMIELYEAYADYNDIMDLTENLIAHVAQDVLGTTSVQYGEDTIELGVGWKRVHMVDAVKEATGVDFWAPMTVEEARKLAAEHGVEIKDTHEVGHIINEFFEQKVEETLVQPTFVTGHPVEISPLAKKNPEDPRFTDRFELFIVRREHANAFTELNDPIDQRERFEAQMAEKEAGNDEAHEMDNDFIEALEYGMPPTGGLGIGIDRLVMLLTNSPSIRDVLLFPTMRHTMK, from the coding sequence GTGAAATACGTGTCAAATATCGAAGAATTAAACGACCAACTTTTGGTGAGACGCCAGAAGATGACAGATATTCGCGAAAACGGTATGGACCCATTCGGCAGCCGTTTTGAACGCACACATTTATCGAACGAAGTTATTGCAGAAAATGAGCAATTTGATAAAGAGCAATTAGAAGAAAACCCACGTGAAGTTGTAATCGCTGGACGTATTATGACAAAGCGCGGTAAAGGTAAAGCAGGTTTTGCGCATATCCAGGACTTAGCTGGCCAAATCCAAATTTATGTACGTAAAGATGCAATCGGTGAAGAAGCGTATGAATTATTCAACAAAGCAGATCTTGGAGATATCGTAGGGGTAAAAGGTAAAGTATTCCGTACACAAGTAGGAGAATTATCTGTTAAAGCGACAGAGTTCACTTTCCTAACAAAAGCGTTACGCCCATTACCTGATAAATTCCACGGTCTTACAGATGTAGAACAACGTTACCGTCAACGCTATGTTGACTTAATGACAAATGATGAGTCGAAAACAACATTCATCCAACGTTCAAAGATCATTCGCGCAATCCGCAACTATTTAGATAACAATGGTTATTTGGAAGTGGAAACACCAATGCTGCATACAATTGCAGGTGGTGCGGCGGCTCGTCCGTTTATTACACATCACAATGCATTGGATATGGAATTATATATGCGTATCGCAATTGAGCTGCATTTAAAACGCTTAATCGTTGGTGGCTTGGAGAAAGTATATGAAATCGGCCGTGTATTCCGTAACGAAGGTATTTCAACTCGTCACAATCCGGAATTCACAATGATTGAATTATATGAAGCATATGCAGACTATAACGATATTATGGATTTAACAGAAAACCTTATTGCACATGTGGCTCAAGACGTACTTGGCACAACATCTGTACAATATGGTGAAGATACAATTGAATTAGGTGTTGGCTGGAAACGCGTGCACATGGTAGATGCAGTTAAAGAAGCAACAGGTGTAGACTTCTGGGCACCAATGACTGTAGAAGAAGCACGTAAACTCGCTGCTGAACACGGTGTGGAAATTAAAGATACACACGAAGTAGGACACATCATTAATGAGTTCTTTGAACAAAAAGTAGAAGAAACATTAGTACAACCTACATTCGTAACAGGTCACCCAGTGGAAATTTCTCCGTTAGCGAAGAAAAATCCTGAAGACCCACGCTTCACAGACCGTTTTGAGCTATTTATCGTTCGTCGTGAGCATGCAAATGCCTTCACAGAATTAAATGATCCAATCGATCAACGCGAGCGCTTTGAAGCTCAAATGGCCGAGAAAGAAGCAGGTAATGATGAAGCACATGAAATGGATAATGATTTCATCGAAGCATTAGAATACGGTATGCCGCCAACTGGTGGTTTAGGTATCGGTATCGACCGCTTAGTAATGCTATTAACGAATTCACCATCAATTCGTGATGTTTTATTATTCCCGACAATGCGTCATACAATGAAATAA
- the ade gene encoding adenine deaminase, whose product MREIIDQSQNRGKADFIIQHAQIADVFNLRWRKGDVVVANGKIIAVSEPGEFEAEQVIDASGKYIVPGFIDAHIHIESSMLVPKQFNRIVLPHGVTAVVTDPHEIANVSGKAGLEFMLQDIEDVEMDIYFMLPSSVPGTSFEHAGAVLTAKDLKEFIGHKNILGLAEVMDFPAVLNGEKEMLAKLKLAQENGMIIDGHCAGLTSSQIRGYRAAGITTDHECVTAEEALDRVEQGMYVFIREGSAAKNLKAILPAVTMSNARRFAFCTDDKHLDELMEQGSINYTVALAIAEGMDPLLAIQLASLNVAECYHLKNKGAVATGYDADFIVVEDLQTMKALAVWKNGKKVAENGEMLSPIPEKTTVETSILQSIHLPELTVEDLRLPFTGNRANVMKIVPNQLITKRVELEVDVANGQFVPSIEKDLLKLAVVERHHHVGTKAVAIVQGIGIQSGAVATTISHDSHNAIAVGTNDEDMLLALKALQEIQGGLVVVNEGEVIASLSLPIAGLMTDAPAEQAKQELEKLHEGLHTIHPTLDYHLFLTLSFLALPVIPDIKLTDTGLFDVTKFQHIPVEIFNG is encoded by the coding sequence ATGAGGGAAATTATTGATCAATCTCAAAATCGAGGTAAAGCGGATTTCATCATTCAACATGCGCAAATTGCCGATGTCTTTAATTTACGCTGGCGCAAAGGCGATGTTGTAGTGGCAAACGGCAAAATTATTGCGGTTTCAGAGCCAGGTGAATTTGAAGCAGAACAAGTAATAGATGCAAGCGGGAAGTATATTGTACCGGGCTTTATTGATGCGCATATTCATATTGAATCATCTATGCTTGTCCCCAAACAGTTTAATCGAATCGTGCTTCCACATGGTGTAACGGCAGTCGTTACAGACCCGCATGAAATTGCGAATGTTTCAGGTAAAGCAGGATTGGAATTTATGCTGCAGGATATTGAAGATGTCGAAATGGATATTTATTTCATGCTGCCTTCCAGTGTACCGGGGACCTCTTTTGAACATGCGGGAGCTGTGCTGACGGCAAAAGATTTAAAAGAATTTATCGGTCATAAGAATATATTGGGTTTAGCAGAAGTAATGGATTTCCCGGCTGTACTGAACGGGGAAAAAGAAATGCTCGCAAAATTAAAGCTTGCTCAAGAAAATGGGATGATCATTGATGGCCATTGTGCAGGTTTAACAAGCTCTCAAATACGCGGTTACAGGGCAGCAGGAATTACAACAGATCATGAATGCGTCACAGCCGAAGAGGCATTGGACCGAGTGGAACAGGGGATGTATGTGTTCATTAGGGAAGGGTCAGCAGCCAAAAACTTAAAAGCCATTTTACCTGCTGTAACAATGTCGAATGCACGGCGTTTTGCTTTTTGTACGGATGATAAGCATCTGGATGAACTGATGGAACAGGGAAGCATTAACTACACAGTGGCATTGGCGATAGCGGAAGGAATGGATCCATTACTGGCGATCCAGCTTGCATCATTAAATGTCGCTGAATGTTATCATCTAAAAAATAAAGGTGCGGTTGCTACAGGTTATGATGCGGATTTTATAGTAGTTGAGGATTTGCAGACGATGAAAGCGCTGGCTGTATGGAAAAATGGCAAAAAAGTTGCGGAAAATGGAGAAATGCTTTCACCAATTCCAGAAAAAACTACTGTGGAAACGTCCATTTTACAATCTATACATTTACCAGAGCTGACAGTTGAAGATTTACGCTTGCCGTTTACAGGAAACCGGGCAAATGTCATGAAAATTGTGCCAAACCAGCTCATTACAAAACGGGTTGAGTTGGAAGTTGATGTAGCAAATGGACAATTTGTACCCTCTATTGAAAAGGACTTATTGAAGCTGGCGGTTGTGGAGCGGCATCACCATGTTGGGACAAAGGCAGTCGCAATCGTACAAGGTATCGGTATTCAAAGCGGCGCAGTAGCAACAACGATTTCCCATGATTCACATAATGCGATCGCCGTAGGAACAAATGATGAAGATATGTTATTGGCACTTAAGGCTCTTCAAGAGATACAAGGCGGGTTAGTCGTTGTAAATGAAGGAGAAGTGATTGCTTCCCTCAGTCTGCCAATTGCCGGTCTTATGACAGATGCTCCTGCTGAACAAGCGAAGCAGGAGCTGGAGAAATTACATGAAGGTTTGCATACAATTCATCCTACACTCGACTATCATTTGTTTCTTACTTTATCGTTTCTCGCTTTGCCGGTTATTCCTGATATTAAGCTTACAGATACAGGCTTATTTGATGTTACAAAATTTCAGCATATTCCGGTTGAGATTTTTAATGGCTGA
- the pabC gene encoding aminodeoxychorismate lyase — MLCWMNGQYIDEQDLKISPFDHGFLYGLGFFETFRTYEGKAVYLSEHFSRLLEALKEYRIHFPYTLEDIGEVIEKLNAQDGKEGYFRLNVSAGVHPIGLAPSEYTEPTVILFRKELPNMVRGKEKEAVWLKTVRNTPEQQIRYKSHHYGNNVRARLELTSLAAQEGFFTDQDSVVAEGITSNVFWIKDGILYTPSTNLGILPGITRKIVIQLAAELQIPVREGRFMAWELEQADECFITTAVQELVPISRIGKVQFAGSEGRLYKKLHQAYVQKIITCLGDRHVRKL; from the coding sequence ATGCTTTGTTGGATGAATGGCCAGTATATCGATGAGCAGGATTTGAAAATTTCCCCGTTCGACCATGGCTTTTTATATGGGCTTGGTTTTTTTGAAACGTTTCGGACATATGAAGGAAAGGCTGTCTATTTGAGCGAACATTTCAGCCGCCTGCTGGAAGCGTTAAAAGAATACCGTATTCATTTTCCGTATACGCTAGAGGACATAGGAGAAGTCATTGAAAAGCTCAATGCACAGGACGGCAAAGAAGGGTATTTTCGTTTAAATGTATCGGCTGGTGTACATCCGATTGGACTTGCCCCATCAGAATATACTGAACCAACCGTTATTCTGTTTCGTAAAGAACTGCCGAATATGGTACGTGGTAAAGAAAAAGAAGCGGTCTGGCTGAAAACAGTGCGGAATACCCCTGAACAGCAGATCCGCTATAAAAGTCATCATTACGGCAATAATGTCCGGGCACGTTTAGAGTTAACAAGTTTAGCGGCACAGGAAGGTTTCTTTACCGACCAGGACAGTGTTGTCGCAGAAGGCATTACGTCAAATGTCTTTTGGATAAAAGATGGTATACTATATACGCCTTCTACTAATTTAGGCATTTTACCGGGCATTACCCGAAAAATAGTCATTCAACTCGCTGCTGAACTCCAAATCCCGGTGCGGGAAGGACGCTTTATGGCATGGGAGTTGGAACAGGCGGATGAATGCTTTATTACAACCGCTGTACAGGAGCTTGTACCGATTTCCCGTATTGGAAAGGTACAGTTCGCCGGCAGTGAAGGCAGACTTTACAAAAAGCTGCATCAAGCATATGTACAAAAAATCATTACGTGTTTAGGAGACCGTCATGTTAGAAAACTATAA
- the folB gene encoding dihydroneopterin aldolase: MDYIHLKEMQFFGYHGVLPEENVLGQRFRANVSLAVDMKLAGETDELDHTVSYVGVYDICKEVIEGKPYKLIEAVAEKVASSILTQYEGQIFGCRVEIIKPDPPIPGHYKEVAVEITRGQFV, encoded by the coding sequence ATGGATTACATTCATTTAAAAGAAATGCAGTTTTTTGGTTATCACGGTGTATTACCGGAAGAAAACGTATTAGGACAACGCTTTCGTGCTAATGTTTCGCTTGCTGTTGATATGAAGCTTGCTGGTGAGACGGATGAGCTGGATCATACGGTAAGCTATGTTGGCGTTTATGATATTTGTAAAGAAGTGATTGAAGGGAAACCGTATAAATTAATTGAAGCGGTTGCCGAAAAAGTTGCTTCGAGTATTTTAACGCAGTATGAAGGTCAGATTTTTGGGTGCCGCGTCGAAATTATTAAGCCTGATCCTCCAATTCCTGGGCATTATAAAGAAGTCGCAGTCGAAATTACAAGAGGGCAATTCGTATGA